In Streptomyces sp. NBC_00448, the following are encoded in one genomic region:
- a CDS encoding chlorohydrolase family protein, with translation MTTTVHARYVLGYREGDHVLIEDASVVYDGARVVYAGPRREGTAGETIDLGEALVTPGLIDLDAVSDIDHALLDSWSAPEAAAGLQWSAEYFTHHRHDVFDQEERNFIRQYGLAQLLLHGITTCMPIASEAHSSWAETYQDAVGIAEAARALGIRAYVGPSYRAGVNVVRGEGGREVRWEEQRGLAGLRDAERFLEYARSSAGDGLVRGALLPCRIETMTPELLAATAELARRHDVPVRLHCMQGTVELDLLRNEYAATPLEIIERAGLLGCRLLLPHATYGAGGGTRGTAPSDSELETLARAGASIVHCPSTSLRYGMVLDSFDRFGRAGVNITLGSDSFPPDLFRAMDVGSSLAKVLEGRLDAGDPAAYFRAATLNAARALGRDDLGRLAPGAQADLVAVRLTDFRLGVLDDPLRTFLMSGSPRDIALTVVAGRTVVRDGELPGRDVTAMKSRAQRLFGRMRAAYGERNAHRRAAADLFPPVFPRLPAEPAASEVP, from the coding sequence ATGACCACCACGGTGCACGCGCGCTACGTGCTCGGCTACCGCGAGGGCGACCATGTGCTGATCGAGGACGCCTCCGTCGTGTACGACGGTGCGCGCGTCGTGTACGCGGGACCGCGCCGGGAGGGCACGGCGGGGGAGACGATCGACCTGGGCGAGGCCCTGGTGACACCGGGCCTCATCGACCTCGACGCGGTGTCGGACATCGACCACGCGCTGCTCGACTCCTGGTCCGCACCGGAAGCCGCCGCGGGACTCCAGTGGTCGGCGGAGTACTTCACCCACCACCGTCACGACGTCTTCGACCAGGAGGAACGGAACTTCATCCGGCAGTACGGCCTCGCCCAGCTCCTGCTGCACGGCATCACGACCTGCATGCCGATCGCCTCGGAGGCCCACAGCTCCTGGGCCGAGACCTACCAGGACGCGGTCGGCATCGCCGAGGCGGCCCGCGCCCTGGGCATCCGCGCCTACGTGGGTCCCAGCTACCGAGCGGGGGTCAACGTGGTGCGCGGCGAGGGCGGGCGGGAGGTCCGGTGGGAGGAGCAGCGCGGGCTCGCCGGCCTGCGGGACGCCGAGCGCTTCCTGGAGTACGCCCGGTCGTCCGCAGGCGACGGCCTGGTCCGGGGCGCCCTGCTGCCGTGCCGGATCGAGACCATGACCCCGGAACTGCTCGCGGCCACCGCCGAACTGGCCCGCCGCCACGACGTGCCGGTCCGGCTGCACTGCATGCAGGGCACCGTCGAACTCGACCTGCTCCGCAACGAGTACGCCGCGACACCGCTGGAGATCATCGAACGTGCGGGCCTGCTCGGCTGCCGGCTGCTCCTGCCGCACGCGACCTACGGCGCGGGCGGCGGGACGCGGGGGACGGCGCCCTCGGACAGCGAACTGGAGACCCTCGCCCGCGCCGGGGCGTCGATCGTCCACTGCCCGTCGACGTCCCTGCGCTACGGCATGGTGCTGGACAGCTTCGACCGGTTCGGCCGGGCAGGGGTGAACATCACGCTCGGCAGCGACAGTTTCCCGCCCGACCTGTTCCGCGCGATGGACGTGGGGTCCAGCCTCGCCAAGGTGCTCGAAGGCCGGCTCGACGCCGGCGACCCGGCCGCGTACTTCCGCGCGGCGACGCTCAACGCCGCGCGGGCCCTGGGCCGCGACGACCTCGGGCGGCTCGCGCCCGGTGCGCAGGCCGACCTGGTCGCGGTCCGGCTCACCGACTTCCGGCTCGGTGTCCTCGACGACCCGCTGCGCACCTTCCTGATGTCCGGCTCGCCGCGCGACATCGCCCTGACGGTGGTGGCCGGACGCACCGTGGTCCGGGACGGCGAACTGCCGGGGCGCGACGTGACCGCCATGAAGAGCCGGGCCCAGCGGCTCTTCGGCCGGATGCGGGCGGCCTACGGCGAGCGGAACGCGCACCGCCGTGCCGCCGCCGACCTCTTCCCTCCCGTCTTCCCACGGCTCCCCGCGGAGCCCGCCGCAAGCGAGGTGCCGTGA
- a CDS encoding aspartate/glutamate racemase family protein: MTSQHSPAGASPAPNPVPSQAPSPALNPATNPAPGQDARAAPNPNPNPIRVLVLNCNVTESMTEVIGESARAAAGPGTVVTAVSPEWGVVSAEGYLDSFIAATAMLDRLATWPGGMDAVVLAGFGEHGREAARELLDVPVVDITDAAAHVALMLAPRYGVVTTLARSVVQIQDSLRTAGVADHCVGVLAAGVPVLSAHADVARSREAVLACGRRLIDSGAEALVLGCAGFAGRAASFEEELGIPVIDPVAAGLLFAEGLARLGLRTSKVSTFARPLPKSRPGWGSEPHRTPGVQDTHPV; this comes from the coding sequence GTGACCAGTCAGCACAGCCCTGCCGGCGCGAGCCCGGCGCCGAACCCGGTGCCGAGCCAGGCTCCGAGTCCGGCGCTGAACCCCGCGACGAACCCCGCGCCGGGCCAGGACGCGAGAGCGGCGCCGAACCCGAACCCGAACCCGATCCGGGTCCTGGTCCTCAACTGCAATGTGACCGAGTCGATGACCGAGGTCATCGGGGAGTCGGCCCGGGCCGCCGCGGGCCCGGGGACGGTCGTCACCGCCGTCTCACCGGAGTGGGGAGTGGTCTCGGCCGAGGGCTATCTGGACAGTTTCATCGCCGCGACGGCCATGCTCGACCGGCTCGCCACCTGGCCCGGCGGCATGGACGCGGTCGTGCTGGCCGGCTTCGGCGAGCACGGGCGGGAGGCCGCCCGCGAACTGCTGGACGTACCGGTGGTGGACATCACCGACGCGGCCGCGCACGTGGCGCTGATGCTGGCGCCCCGCTACGGCGTGGTGACCACCCTGGCCCGCTCCGTCGTGCAGATCCAGGACAGCCTGCGGACGGCCGGGGTGGCGGACCACTGCGTCGGCGTGCTCGCCGCGGGCGTCCCGGTGCTGTCGGCCCACGCCGACGTCGCCCGTAGCCGCGAGGCCGTCCTGGCGTGCGGCCGCCGGCTGATCGACTCCGGCGCCGAGGCGCTGGTGCTCGGCTGCGCGGGCTTCGCCGGCCGCGCGGCCTCCTTCGAGGAGGAACTGGGCATTCCGGTGATCGACCCGGTCGCCGCCGGGCTGCTCTTCGCCGAAGGGCTGGCCCGGCTCGGCCTGCGGACGAGCAAGGTGTCGACCTTCGCCCGGCCGCTGCCCAAGTCCCGTCCGGGCTGGGGCTCCGAACCGCACCGGACGCCCGGCGTCCAGGACACCCACCCCGTCTGA
- a CDS encoding sugar phosphate isomerase/epimerase family protein, with the protein MKIGVDGRKIPGAADRTPLEILGYARELGMEGVYFRTVLDISPTLDLGVLREVRREADTLGLYLQMGLGKVNPYAAAEAPEIRRLGEGDYTRGMLRMLQACREGADCGELWVACCNYKADLPGYYAIDRFRTDAPWADQLVAIEKFLGLLAPAARDLDCHLNMETHEEITTTEVVRLVEAIGPDVMGITFDTANVMVRGEEPVAAARRVAPYVRATHLRDSILQRTGVGLTRTFSPCGLGVIDWAGLLGALLEHVPDLDASIEPAGPTLAIPIGIADESWRALHPDLVEDEVTELVRLADDYARRSADGAVPSVEDFRAIPFDGEDFVLRSAEHLRKTLAALQTPGATAGENR; encoded by the coding sequence ATGAAGATCGGTGTCGACGGCCGGAAGATCCCCGGCGCTGCGGACCGTACCCCCCTGGAGATCCTCGGATACGCCCGTGAGCTGGGCATGGAGGGCGTGTACTTCCGCACCGTGCTCGACATCTCGCCGACGCTCGACCTCGGCGTGCTCCGGGAGGTCCGCCGCGAGGCGGACACGCTGGGCCTCTACCTCCAGATGGGGCTCGGCAAGGTCAACCCGTACGCCGCGGCCGAGGCCCCGGAGATCCGCAGGCTGGGCGAGGGCGACTACACCCGCGGCATGCTGCGCATGCTCCAGGCGTGCCGCGAGGGCGCCGACTGCGGTGAGTTGTGGGTCGCCTGCTGCAACTACAAGGCCGATCTGCCCGGTTACTACGCCATCGACCGGTTCCGCACCGACGCACCCTGGGCGGACCAACTCGTCGCGATCGAGAAGTTCCTGGGTCTGCTCGCGCCGGCCGCCCGCGACCTGGACTGCCACCTCAACATGGAGACCCACGAGGAGATCACCACGACCGAGGTGGTCCGGCTGGTCGAGGCGATCGGGCCGGACGTCATGGGGATCACCTTCGACACCGCGAACGTCATGGTGCGCGGCGAGGAGCCGGTGGCCGCCGCGCGCCGGGTCGCCCCGTACGTCCGGGCCACGCACCTGCGCGACTCGATCCTCCAGCGCACCGGTGTCGGTCTCACCCGGACCTTCTCGCCCTGCGGCCTGGGGGTCATCGACTGGGCCGGCCTGCTCGGCGCGCTGCTGGAGCACGTACCCGACCTGGACGCCTCCATCGAGCCCGCGGGACCGACGCTGGCGATCCCGATCGGGATCGCGGACGAGAGCTGGCGTGCACTGCACCCGGATCTCGTGGAGGACGAGGTGACCGAGCTGGTCCGCCTCGCGGACGACTACGCGCGGCGCTCGGCCGACGGTGCGGTGCCGTCGGTGGAGGACTTCCGCGCGATCCCGTTCGACGGCGAGGACTTCGTCCTGCGCAGCGCCGAGCATCTGCGCAAGACGCTCGCGGCCCTCCAGACACCCGGCGCGACGGCCGGCGAGAACCGCTGA
- a CDS encoding ABC transporter substrate-binding protein, whose product MTRTDRIPARPHRRTLLAVGLAATAAMTAACGGSDVNGAGAGSDRPFTVNWATSISSLDPAFSCPGDDNSLAGSFYGRLVKQSVTTDKDGFTTADPDPSKVQPDLATSWKVSDQGKTYTFTLPAGRTFANGDPLDANAVKYSLDRTVKMGACGALSLQLGITDPPLITGVDAPDATTVVLHLRKAYPEILYSLSQSRGSIYDPKPIEAHGGVKAGSPNQWLQSHTASSSGPYVLQTYVPNNHAVLVRNPHYYGTPAIEPKVQVNFIPSIPTLLLQAENSQADVTLGLPPQSVHSVSGKSCCKVVSAGSATPVTVSLNNQGPVTGNAKFREALTYAIPYQQIISKLVYGYGDSYYGPVVPGMAGYHASLEPPRAYDPAKAKRLLAASGLKSPHLDLMINPQSPGVSDLAALLQSVWRAIGVKVNLVAKPPADFSTLFNNGTYQSALLFESSTPLGSYELRKKTTCGSSFNNQHICLPGSKPLLAQLNSVTDPAQQQQLIDRISTLWVDNSPTIILYRARFTAVLGRNVKRFAYAGNLPLAQWGR is encoded by the coding sequence GTGACAAGAACCGATCGGATACCGGCCCGTCCCCACCGCCGCACCCTGCTCGCGGTCGGCCTCGCCGCCACCGCGGCCATGACCGCGGCCTGCGGCGGCTCGGACGTCAACGGCGCGGGGGCCGGCTCCGACCGCCCGTTCACGGTGAACTGGGCGACGAGCATCTCCAGCCTCGACCCCGCGTTCTCGTGTCCCGGCGACGACAACTCCCTGGCCGGCAGCTTCTACGGACGGCTGGTCAAGCAGTCGGTCACCACCGACAAGGACGGGTTCACCACCGCCGACCCCGACCCGTCGAAGGTGCAGCCCGACCTCGCCACGAGCTGGAAGGTCTCCGACCAGGGGAAGACGTACACCTTCACGCTGCCCGCCGGAAGGACGTTCGCCAACGGCGACCCGCTGGACGCCAACGCGGTGAAGTACTCCCTGGACCGCACCGTGAAGATGGGTGCCTGCGGCGCGCTCTCACTGCAACTCGGCATCACCGACCCGCCGTTGATCACCGGTGTGGACGCGCCCGACGCGACCACCGTGGTGCTGCACCTGCGGAAGGCGTATCCCGAGATCCTCTACAGCCTGTCCCAGAGCCGCGGCTCGATCTACGACCCCAAGCCGATCGAGGCCCACGGCGGCGTCAAGGCGGGCAGCCCGAACCAGTGGCTGCAAAGCCACACCGCGAGCAGCAGCGGACCGTACGTCCTGCAGACCTACGTCCCCAACAACCACGCCGTCCTGGTACGCAATCCGCACTACTACGGCACCCCGGCCATCGAACCGAAGGTCCAGGTCAACTTCATCCCGTCGATCCCGACCCTGCTGCTCCAGGCCGAGAACAGCCAGGCCGACGTCACGCTCGGGCTGCCACCGCAGAGCGTGCACAGCGTCAGCGGCAAGTCCTGCTGCAAGGTCGTCAGCGCGGGCAGCGCCACACCGGTCACGGTCTCGCTGAACAACCAGGGCCCCGTCACGGGCAACGCGAAGTTCCGCGAGGCCCTCACCTACGCCATCCCCTACCAGCAGATCATCTCCAAGCTCGTCTACGGCTACGGCGACTCCTACTACGGCCCCGTGGTGCCGGGCATGGCCGGCTACCACGCGTCCCTCGAACCGCCGCGGGCCTACGACCCCGCCAAGGCCAAGCGGTTGCTGGCCGCGTCGGGCCTGAAGTCGCCCCACCTCGACCTGATGATCAACCCGCAGTCGCCCGGCGTGTCCGACCTCGCGGCGCTGCTCCAGTCCGTCTGGCGCGCCATCGGCGTCAAGGTGAACCTCGTGGCGAAGCCGCCGGCCGACTTCAGCACGCTGTTCAACAACGGCACCTACCAGTCGGCGCTGCTCTTCGAGTCCAGCACACCACTGGGCAGTTACGAACTGCGCAAGAAGACGACCTGCGGCAGCAGCTTCAACAACCAGCACATCTGCCTGCCCGGCAGCAAGCCGCTGCTCGCCCAGCTCAACAGCGTCACCGACCCGGCGCAACAGCAGCAGCTCATCGACCGGATCAGCACGCTCTGGGTGGACAACTCGCCGACGATCATCCTCTACCGCGCCCGGTTCACCGCCGTGCTCGGCAGGAACGTCAAGCGCTTCGCGTACGCCGGGAACCTGCCCCTCGCGCAGTGGGGCCGATAG
- a CDS encoding ABC transporter ATP-binding protein, protein MTSPPVQQAAEPDVLLRVADLTKSFGGRRAGVGTRRTGQVHALRQVSFEVRRGETLGLVGESGSGKSTAASCALRMTDPDSGSVVFDGDDVGKMSQAALRQMRSRVQMVFQDPYGSLDPRFSVRRLVEEPLLVHGERDPAVRRARALEMLERVGLSAELAERNAHAFSGGQRQRIAIARALVLHPELLVLDEPVTALDVSVQAQVLNLLADLQSGLGLTCLFIVHDLAVARYVCHRIAVMYLGEIVEVADSDELFANPLHPYTVTLLLAAPVPDPDVMERSRRALDTAKPAAGPAPAEGCPLLPRCPVGAGRPDCAQRRPRLREVVPGHQVACHFPGEMQEQLARRAGAQSRTPTLGEEDK, encoded by the coding sequence ATGACTTCCCCGCCAGTCCAGCAGGCCGCCGAACCCGACGTGCTGCTGCGCGTCGCCGACCTCACCAAGTCCTTCGGCGGCAGGCGCGCCGGCGTCGGCACCCGCAGGACCGGGCAGGTGCACGCGCTGCGGCAGGTCTCCTTCGAGGTGCGCCGGGGTGAAACCCTCGGACTCGTCGGCGAGTCCGGCTCCGGCAAGTCCACCGCCGCCTCGTGCGCGCTGCGGATGACCGACCCCGATTCCGGCTCGGTCGTCTTCGACGGAGACGACGTCGGGAAGATGTCGCAAGCCGCGCTGCGGCAGATGCGCTCGCGGGTGCAGATGGTCTTCCAGGACCCCTACGGCTCGCTGGACCCGCGCTTCTCGGTACGCCGGCTCGTCGAGGAACCGCTCCTGGTGCACGGCGAGCGCGACCCCGCCGTCCGGCGGGCCCGAGCCCTGGAGATGCTCGAACGGGTGGGCCTGTCGGCGGAACTGGCCGAACGCAACGCCCACGCCTTCTCCGGCGGCCAGCGCCAGCGCATCGCCATCGCCCGCGCGCTTGTCCTCCACCCCGAACTCCTCGTCCTCGACGAGCCGGTGACGGCCCTGGACGTGTCGGTGCAGGCCCAGGTCCTCAACCTGCTGGCGGACCTCCAGTCCGGACTGGGCCTGACCTGCCTGTTCATCGTGCACGACCTCGCCGTGGCCCGGTACGTCTGCCATCGCATCGCGGTGATGTACCTCGGCGAGATCGTGGAGGTCGCCGACTCCGACGAACTGTTCGCCAACCCGCTGCACCCCTACACCGTGACGCTGCTGCTCGCCGCGCCCGTCCCCGACCCCGACGTCATGGAGCGCAGCCGGCGCGCCCTGGACACGGCCAAACCGGCCGCCGGTCCGGCGCCGGCCGAGGGCTGCCCCCTGCTGCCCCGCTGCCCGGTCGGCGCCGGCCGCCCCGACTGCGCGCAGCGCCGCCCCCGGCTGCGCGAGGTCGTCCCCGGACACCAGGTCGCCTGCCACTTCCCGGGCGAGATGCAGGAGCAACTCGCCCGGCGGGCCGGCGCCCAGAGCCGTACCCCCACGCTTGGAGAGGAGGACAAGTGA
- a CDS encoding ABC transporter ATP-binding protein: MAQTPATAATTPPTDALLQVKGLRTEFATPRGKVAAVRDVSFTVHRRERLAIVGESGSGKSAMAMSIVGLLQPPGRVTEGEVLLDGQDLRGLPDSAMSHVRGRRISLVFQDPMSALDPIRSIGSQMVEGIRAHQDITRKAARKLAADLLGEVGVVNAADRLADYPHQYSGGMRQRVLIAMALANSPELVIADEPTTALDVTTQAQVLELLDRLVTDRGAALMLITHNLGIVAGYCDSVKVMYAGQLVEESRSRDLFSAAAHPYSRELIKCVLRTDQVPQGRLSTIPGALPDPTLPITGCSFEPRCPAGRGKPDCRSREPVLVSLGAPGAERATKCHFPGTEELEDTE, from the coding sequence ATGGCTCAGACACCAGCAACCGCCGCCACCACACCCCCTACCGACGCCCTGCTCCAGGTCAAGGGCCTGCGCACCGAGTTCGCCACCCCCAGGGGAAAGGTGGCCGCCGTACGGGACGTCAGCTTCACCGTCCACCGCCGCGAGCGCCTGGCGATCGTGGGGGAGTCGGGCTCGGGCAAGTCGGCGATGGCCATGTCCATCGTCGGCCTCCTCCAGCCACCCGGCCGGGTGACCGAGGGGGAGGTGCTGCTCGACGGACAGGATCTGCGCGGGCTCCCGGACTCCGCGATGTCCCACGTCCGCGGCCGCCGGATCTCCCTGGTCTTCCAGGACCCCATGAGCGCGCTGGACCCGATCCGCAGCATCGGCTCCCAGATGGTGGAGGGCATCCGCGCCCATCAGGACATCACCCGCAAGGCCGCCCGGAAGCTGGCCGCCGACCTGCTCGGCGAGGTCGGCGTGGTCAACGCCGCCGACCGGTTGGCGGACTACCCGCACCAGTACTCCGGCGGCATGCGGCAGCGCGTGCTGATCGCGATGGCGCTCGCCAACTCGCCCGAGCTGGTGATCGCCGACGAACCGACCACCGCGCTCGACGTGACCACCCAGGCCCAGGTACTGGAACTGCTCGACCGCCTGGTGACCGACCGCGGCGCGGCCCTGATGCTGATCACGCACAACCTCGGCATCGTCGCCGGCTACTGCGACTCGGTGAAGGTCATGTACGCCGGCCAACTGGTCGAGGAGAGCCGCAGCCGGGACCTGTTCTCCGCGGCGGCACACCCCTACTCCCGCGAGCTGATCAAGTGCGTGCTGAGGACCGACCAGGTCCCGCAGGGGCGGCTGTCCACGATCCCCGGCGCGCTCCCCGACCCCACCCTGCCCATCACGGGCTGCTCCTTCGAGCCGCGCTGCCCGGCCGGCCGCGGCAAGCCCGACTGCCGCAGCCGGGAACCGGTGCTCGTCAGCCTCGGCGCGCCGGGCGCCGAGCGCGCCACCAAGTGCCACTTCCCCGGCACCGAAGAGCTGGAGGACACCGAATGA
- a CDS encoding ABC transporter permease translates to MLATVSKRLAVGITTILGALVFSFLMLRKLPGDPARLVGGDLANPTTIAHIRASMGLDKSLPAQFWDYLTALAHGNLGFSFSTGQPVAGLLRSRLPATIELGLTGVFIAVASALLFGAVAVYRRKKGADVSLRTTSSLAMGSPPFWLALVAILLLSVKLGIFPGPEGRLSPGRATPPDVTGLYTVDALLAGQFPTFFNAVWHLILPGCTIAVGPFAFLSRLFRSQLRNTIREPFVLVARSRGITRRAAFLRHVVPNSLLPLVAATAMLLAELMTGSVLVEKVFGWPGVGSLTVDAILQKDFSVVQGVIVLSAFLYVAVSFLADVTYSTIDPRIRVGAK, encoded by the coding sequence ATGCTCGCCACCGTCTCCAAGCGCCTCGCCGTCGGGATCACCACCATCCTCGGCGCGCTGGTGTTCTCCTTCCTCATGCTGCGCAAGCTGCCCGGCGACCCGGCCCGGCTCGTCGGCGGTGACCTCGCCAACCCGACGACGATCGCCCACATCCGCGCCTCGATGGGGCTCGACAAGTCACTGCCGGCGCAGTTCTGGGACTACCTCACCGCCCTCGCGCACGGCAACCTCGGATTCTCCTTCAGCACCGGCCAACCGGTGGCCGGCCTGCTCCGCTCCCGGCTGCCGGCCACGATCGAACTCGGCCTGACCGGCGTGTTCATCGCCGTGGCGTCGGCACTCCTCTTCGGCGCCGTCGCGGTCTACCGTCGCAAGAAGGGCGCCGACGTCTCGCTGCGGACCACCTCGTCGCTGGCGATGGGCTCCCCGCCCTTCTGGCTCGCCCTCGTGGCCATCCTGCTGCTCTCGGTCAAGCTCGGGATCTTTCCCGGCCCCGAGGGACGGCTGTCGCCGGGCAGGGCCACTCCGCCCGACGTCACCGGCCTCTACACCGTCGACGCCCTGCTCGCCGGCCAGTTCCCGACCTTCTTCAACGCCGTCTGGCATCTGATCCTGCCCGGCTGCACCATCGCGGTCGGACCGTTCGCCTTCCTCAGCCGGCTGTTCCGGTCGCAGCTGCGAAACACGATCCGGGAGCCGTTCGTACTGGTCGCGCGGAGCCGGGGCATCACCCGCCGCGCCGCGTTCCTGCGCCATGTCGTGCCCAACTCGCTGCTTCCCCTGGTGGCCGCCACCGCGATGCTCCTCGCCGAGCTGATGACCGGCAGCGTCCTGGTGGAGAAGGTGTTCGGCTGGCCCGGCGTCGGCTCGCTCACCGTCGACGCGATCCTCCAGAAGGACTTCTCGGTCGTCCAGGGAGTCATCGTGCTGAGCGCCTTCCTCTACGTGGCGGTCAGCTTCCTGGCCGACGTCACCTACTCCACCATCGACCCCCGCATCCGAGTCGGCGCCAAGTGA
- a CDS encoding ABC transporter permease, translating into MTTIASTRLRAVRRRVSRNDKVLVVALSALGVLALVVIFGPLVWPDNSNTVDLAQQFTPPSAHHPLGTDNLGRDMLARVLVGARASLGAGLVVALAGAVLGCITGLLAGALGGYVDTVLTWLTNSILCFPSIMLAMAVVMALKPGIPAVVIGLSIHSFPWYMRTLRSEVMRISAKDFVKSTRAIGATQRRTLFVHIFPHLVSTIVLQMAAVFGAAVLSLAALGFLGMGAQPPTAELGSMITDGQQFFLTGQWWVAAFPGLVLLIAVTLTTVVADRTREILDPRGEYIVAD; encoded by the coding sequence GTGACAACCATCGCCTCGACCCGGCTGCGCGCCGTGCGCCGCCGGGTCTCAAGAAACGACAAGGTCCTGGTGGTCGCCCTGAGCGCGCTGGGAGTCCTCGCCCTGGTCGTGATCTTCGGCCCGCTCGTGTGGCCGGACAACTCCAACACCGTCGATCTGGCCCAGCAGTTCACCCCGCCCTCGGCCCACCACCCGCTGGGGACCGACAACCTCGGCCGGGACATGCTCGCCCGGGTACTGGTCGGCGCGCGGGCCTCGCTCGGCGCGGGCCTGGTCGTCGCCCTGGCCGGGGCGGTCCTCGGCTGTATCACCGGTCTGCTCGCCGGGGCGCTGGGGGGCTACGTCGACACGGTCCTGACCTGGCTGACCAACTCGATCCTCTGCTTCCCCTCGATCATGCTCGCGATGGCGGTCGTGATGGCCCTCAAACCCGGCATACCCGCGGTCGTGATCGGCCTGTCGATCCACTCGTTCCCCTGGTACATGCGCACCCTGCGCAGCGAGGTCATGCGGATCTCCGCCAAGGACTTCGTCAAGTCCACCCGGGCAATCGGGGCGACCCAGCGCCGGACCCTGTTCGTCCACATCTTCCCGCACCTGGTCTCCACCATCGTGCTGCAGATGGCGGCCGTCTTCGGCGCGGCGGTCCTCTCGCTCGCGGCACTGGGCTTCCTCGGCATGGGCGCCCAGCCGCCGACCGCCGAACTCGGCTCGATGATCACCGACGGCCAGCAGTTCTTCCTGACCGGCCAGTGGTGGGTCGCGGCCTTCCCCGGCCTCGTGCTGCTCATCGCCGTGACCCTGACCACCGTCGTCGCCGACCGGACACGCGAGATCCTCGACCCGCGCGGCGAGTACATCGTGGCCGACTGA
- a CDS encoding sugar phosphate isomerase/epimerase family protein — protein sequence MCGPVQGIGAGDWPAALDLAGELGLGGVLFADPRAVSPSLDRAELRAARQAADERELFVEAGVGCLGPHGDHAERVAELTAMIGAAVALGCDRFFAYTRTERQRASPSHAEQLAETQRTLAALRPVLLEHGCRLNVKTHEDLSSDEVIRLVETAGTDVFGVSLDVANLVVRAEDPVEVTRRLAPYVHQTHLEDVALYFTPAGLRRELRPCGDGVLDWTAILDALVRDAPARHLVFEQHRGQFDTEMFRDDWFDAEPHIRPRELARLVRAAVRCERSAAEQGGRQPVDAASRTDTAGYRAELRRSITHVRSVLVTISGEQP from the coding sequence ATGTGCGGCCCGGTACAGGGCATCGGCGCGGGCGACTGGCCGGCGGCCCTCGACCTGGCCGGCGAACTGGGCCTGGGCGGCGTGCTCTTCGCCGACCCTCGCGCGGTCAGCCCTTCGCTGGACCGGGCCGAACTGCGGGCGGCCCGGCAGGCCGCCGACGAGCGCGAGCTCTTCGTCGAAGCCGGAGTGGGCTGCCTCGGCCCGCACGGCGACCACGCCGAACGCGTCGCCGAACTCACCGCGATGATCGGTGCAGCCGTGGCCCTGGGCTGCGACCGGTTCTTCGCCTACACCAGGACCGAGCGGCAGCGCGCCTCACCCTCGCACGCCGAGCAACTGGCCGAGACCCAGCGGACGTTGGCCGCCCTGCGGCCGGTGCTGCTGGAACACGGCTGCCGGCTCAACGTGAAGACCCACGAGGACCTCTCCTCGGACGAGGTGATCCGGCTGGTCGAGACCGCCGGCACCGACGTGTTCGGGGTGAGCCTCGACGTGGCGAACCTCGTCGTACGCGCCGAGGACCCGGTCGAGGTGACCCGGCGGCTCGCGCCCTACGTCCACCAGACCCATCTGGAGGACGTCGCGCTGTACTTCACCCCCGCCGGCCTGCGCCGCGAACTGCGGCCCTGCGGCGACGGAGTGCTCGACTGGACCGCGATCCTGGACGCCCTCGTCCGGGACGCTCCGGCCCGGCACCTCGTCTTCGAGCAGCATCGCGGGCAGTTCGACACGGAGATGTTCCGGGACGACTGGTTCGACGCGGAACCCCACATCAGGCCACGGGAGTTGGCCCGCCTGGTGCGCGCCGCGGTGCGCTGCGAGCGCTCGGCGGCCGAGCAGGGCGGCCGGCAGCCGGTCGACGCCGCATCGCGGACCGACACCGCCGGGTACCGCGCCGAACTGCGCCGAAGCATCACCCACGTGCGTTCCGTACTGGTCACGATCTCTGGAGAGCAGCCGTGA